In Nonomuraea muscovyensis, one genomic interval encodes:
- a CDS encoding NYN domain-containing protein produces the protein MDRCALFVDAGYLLADGAMAVHGTRHREAVSWDYPGLLQLMTGLSRERTGLPLLRCYWYEATVEGRRTPEHDALADIPGLKLRLSRIRPGRREGVDAQVHRDLMTLARNNAICDAVVVSGDEDLTQVVCDAQDLGIRVTVVHIAAEGGWAVSRTLRQEGDDLIELGATHLRPYVTLVTGISEPSSNGHHQPLSNGHAATHALPPAPPPSSSASAPGSLPASLPTPPQSSGSHAAPPRSSSHGAPTHGSHDSSAHNSSAHNSSAHGQSGHSSPAHGPATPAIPPAVPSGDGGSSAGHGQGSTPSALPSYYQQEPPPQPPATGPIQQQPQTPTTGQFTMPSSNGTYQPSQLGAYTGPQPAPVPPASAKGGATTLADAVKAAHREGHDFGESVARDAPALWLEAVLARKPRMPSDLEARLLQGSSLPIDFLLHDEVRHALRRGFWDALERARQ, from the coding sequence GTGGATCGCTGCGCGCTGTTCGTGGACGCTGGCTATCTGCTGGCCGACGGCGCGATGGCCGTGCACGGTACCCGCCATCGCGAAGCCGTCTCCTGGGACTATCCGGGGCTGCTCCAGCTGATGACCGGCCTGTCGCGCGAGCGCACCGGGCTGCCGTTGCTGCGGTGCTACTGGTACGAGGCGACCGTCGAGGGGCGCCGCACCCCGGAGCACGACGCGCTGGCCGACATCCCGGGTCTGAAGCTGCGCCTGTCGCGCATCCGGCCGGGCCGCCGTGAGGGCGTCGACGCCCAGGTTCACCGCGATCTGATGACGCTCGCCCGCAACAACGCCATCTGCGACGCCGTCGTGGTCAGCGGCGACGAGGACCTCACCCAGGTCGTCTGCGACGCGCAGGACCTCGGCATCCGGGTGACGGTGGTGCACATCGCCGCCGAGGGCGGCTGGGCCGTCTCACGCACCTTGCGGCAGGAGGGCGACGACCTCATCGAGCTCGGCGCGACCCACCTGCGGCCGTACGTCACCCTGGTGACCGGCATCAGCGAGCCCTCGTCCAACGGCCACCACCAGCCGCTCAGCAACGGCCACGCCGCCACGCACGCGCTTCCGCCCGCACCGCCCCCGTCGTCGTCGGCCTCGGCGCCCGGTTCGCTGCCCGCCTCGCTGCCGACCCCGCCGCAGAGCAGCGGCAGCCACGCGGCCCCGCCCCGCTCGTCGTCCCACGGCGCTCCCACCCACGGCTCCCACGACTCCTCCGCGCACAACTCTTCGGCGCACAATTCGTCGGCGCACGGTCAGTCCGGACACAGCTCGCCCGCGCACGGTCCCGCCACACCCGCCATCCCGCCCGCCGTCCCGTCCGGCGACGGCGGCTCGTCCGCCGGCCACGGTCAGGGCTCCACGCCGTCGGCGCTGCCCAGCTACTACCAGCAGGAGCCGCCGCCCCAGCCCCCGGCGACCGGGCCGATCCAGCAGCAGCCGCAGACGCCGACCACCGGCCAGTTCACGATGCCGTCGTCCAACGGCACCTACCAGCCCTCGCAGCTCGGCGCCTACACCGGCCCGCAGCCCGCGCCGGTCCCGCCGGCCTCCGCGAAGGGCGGCGCCACCACGCTGGCCGACGCCGTCAAGGCCGCCCACCGTGAAGGCCACGACTTCGGCGAGTCCGTCGCCCGTGACGCGCCGGCCCTCTGGCTGGAGGCCGTGCTCGCGCGCAAGCCCCGCATGCCGTCCGACCTGGAGGCCCGGCTGCTGCAGGGTTCGTCGCTGCCGATCGACTTCCTGCTGCACGACGAGGTCCGCCACGCCCTGCGCCGCGGCTTCTGGGACGCCCTGGAACGGGCCAGGCAATGA
- a CDS encoding response regulator codes for MTDRAKILLVDDREENLIALEAILSSLDLVPVRARSGEEALKALLNTEFALILLDVRMPGMDGFETAAHIKRRERTRNIPIIFLTVVDSAPDYAFRSYAAGAVDYLTKPFDPWVLRAKVSVFAELYNMNKRLAEQAAMLRERVSTELPPGAGDQSAVLPELSRRLTAVEEDLERVREVARKSQDQALASPLSDLADRVASLRAGFDALS; via the coding sequence GTGACGGACCGTGCCAAGATCCTCCTGGTCGATGACCGCGAGGAGAACCTGATAGCCCTGGAGGCCATCCTCAGCTCGCTCGACCTGGTGCCGGTGCGGGCCCGGTCGGGCGAGGAGGCGCTCAAGGCGCTGCTCAACACGGAGTTCGCGCTCATCCTGCTGGACGTCCGGATGCCCGGCATGGACGGGTTCGAGACGGCCGCCCACATCAAGCGGCGTGAGCGCACCCGCAACATCCCGATCATCTTCCTGACGGTGGTCGACAGCGCCCCCGACTACGCCTTCCGCAGTTACGCGGCGGGTGCCGTCGACTACCTCACCAAGCCGTTCGACCCGTGGGTGCTGCGGGCGAAGGTGTCGGTGTTCGCCGAGCTCTACAACATGAACAAGCGGCTGGCCGAGCAGGCCGCGATGCTGCGCGAGCGGGTGTCGACCGAGCTGCCGCCGGGTGCCGGCGACCAGTCGGCGGTGCTGCCGGAGCTGTCGCGGCGGCTGACCGCGGTGGAGGAGGACCTCGAACGGGTGCGCGAGGTGGCCCGCAAGTCGCAGGACCAGGCGCTGGCGTCGCCGCTGTCCGACCTGGCCGACCGGGTGGCGAGCCTGCGGGCCGGGTTCGACGCGCTCTCCTGA
- a CDS encoding baeRF10 domain-containing protein produces MVHDLSFLRELVAMKDEMGVVSLYVTAEPGGGAPALRAELRAVRERVAGWPDRIRRATVLEHLDALEPEVAELADPAAPGLGRALFAPVCTSEVRRAALQVPVGTSAVLEPTPYVRPMIAAMATSAPAGVAVVRREGVRLIDYRYGLAEDVHLSAFDLDCDGEGGGPREPRRLAECLIRCLHSAAPEISNRIGALRWSDVLLVGDPKLTGVLAEALCPLDPVQIHATVEAGLPAGEVVGRIAGELAAVRVRRDAETVQRATDLALAGGRGSLGLARTLGLLNEGRVDCLLLDESGRWRGGRGRDGFLYAAGQAPLGMETVEEPDLGERMIERALETRAEVMIVHRDAAVALTAHDGVAALLRW; encoded by the coding sequence GTGGTGCACGATCTTTCGTTCCTGCGTGAGCTCGTGGCGATGAAGGACGAGATGGGCGTCGTCTCGCTCTACGTGACCGCCGAGCCGGGAGGTGGCGCTCCGGCACTGCGCGCGGAGTTGCGGGCCGTACGGGAGCGGGTGGCCGGATGGCCGGACCGGATCCGGCGGGCCACCGTGCTGGAACACCTCGACGCGCTGGAGCCGGAGGTCGCCGAGCTGGCCGATCCGGCCGCGCCGGGGCTCGGGCGGGCGCTGTTCGCGCCGGTGTGCACGAGCGAGGTCCGCCGGGCCGCCCTGCAGGTGCCGGTCGGCACGAGCGCGGTGCTGGAGCCGACCCCGTACGTACGCCCGATGATCGCCGCGATGGCCACCAGCGCCCCCGCCGGCGTCGCGGTGGTGCGACGGGAGGGCGTACGGCTCATCGACTACCGCTACGGCCTGGCCGAGGACGTCCACCTGTCCGCGTTCGACCTCGACTGCGACGGCGAGGGCGGCGGCCCGCGGGAGCCGCGGCGGCTGGCGGAGTGCCTGATCCGCTGCCTCCACTCGGCCGCCCCCGAGATCAGCAACCGGATCGGCGCGCTGCGCTGGAGCGACGTGCTGCTCGTCGGCGACCCGAAGCTGACCGGAGTCCTGGCGGAGGCGCTGTGTCCCCTCGACCCCGTCCAGATCCACGCCACCGTCGAGGCCGGGCTGCCGGCCGGCGAGGTGGTCGGCCGCATCGCCGGCGAACTGGCCGCGGTGCGGGTGCGCCGGGACGCCGAGACGGTCCAGCGGGCCACCGACCTGGCGCTCGCGGGCGGGCGCGGCTCGCTCGGTCTCGCCCGGACGCTCGGGCTGCTGAACGAGGGGCGGGTGGACTGCCTGCTCCTCGACGAGAGCGGCCGCTGGCGGGGCGGCCGGGGCCGCGACGGCTTCCTGTACGCGGCGGGCCAGGCACCGCTCGGTATGGAGACCGTGGAGGAGCCCGATCTGGGCGAGCGGATGATCGAGCGGGCGCTGGAGACCCGCGCCGAGGTGATGATCGTGCACAGGGACGCGGCGGTCGCGCTGACCGCCCACGACGGCGTGGCGGCCCTGCTGCGCTGGTGA
- a CDS encoding HAMP domain-containing protein, protein MPTVKTAPGSDEKVYSEADLAPILETLFSWRDGDFRRRVPHAPPGALSEVRLLLNEVADRREHLANELTRVRKEVVKEGRFGERLTPGPGVGAWAESVESVNMLIESLVSPVSGAADVIDAVAKGDLSRRIDLDRSARGEVRRLGKAINGMVEQLALFNSEVTRVAREAGTEGRLGGSANLRGMSGSWRDLTEAVNTMSSRVAAQVRDIAVVTTAVAKGDLSRKVTVDAVGEMFELKNTVNTMVDQLSAFAEEVTRVAREVGTEGQLGGQAQVTGVSGVWKDLTDNVNFMANNLTSQVRSIATVATAVAQGNLSKKITVDAEGEILQLKDTLNTMVDQLSSFADEVTRVAREVGTEGKLGGRAEVKGVSGVWKDLTDNVNSMANNLTYQVRNIAQVTTAVANGDLTRKIDVDAQGEILELKSTMNTMVDQLSSFASEVTRVAREVGTEGQLGGQAQVRGVSGVWKDLTDNVNSMANNLTSQVRQIAAVSSAVAQGNLSKKITVDAQGEILQLKDTLNTMVDQLSSFADEVTRVAREVGTQGQLGGQARVQGVSGVWKDLTDNVNFMANNLTYQVRNIAEVTTAVANGDLTRKIDVDAQGEILALKTTINRMVDQLSSFASEVTRVAREVGSEGQLGGQARVEGVEGTWKRLTESVNELAGNLTTQVRAIATVTSAVARGDLTRSIAVEAQGELAELKDNINSMVANLRETTQANQEQDWLKSNLARISRLMQGHRDLFEVAKLTMSELTPLVSARYGAFYSVDPEGDHELLLIGGYGVRPDRGPRQRFAVGEGIVGQAAAEGRHILLDDVPPGYITIDSGLSSSTPAQIVVLPILFENRVLGVLELASFTKFGEVHLDFLTQLVETIGVTMNSIIANSRTEDLLTESQRLTRELQERSDELQRQQEELRRSNAELEDKAALLAKQNRAIEIQNFQIEQARRTLEERAEQLAVSSRYKSEFLANMSHELRTPLNSLLVLAKLLTENAEGNLTSQQVEFARTIHGAGSALLQLINDMLDLSKVEAGRMDIHPIQVSLPKMVDLLEAAFAPLAADKGLAFTVEVADDVPKELRADEQRLQQVLRNLLSNAVKFTPKGEVRLRVAKAPAGVVYDDDSLRDAPDLLAFQVIDTGIGIAPDKRELIFEAFRQADGTTSRKYGGTGLGLAICRDIARLLGGEIHVESELGDGSTFTLYLPASYAGPLAAPEEGTTRRQLMTAQVEEPTAPEPPMPLDLPMPELTESPVEVAQWQGDDPLNDAKILIVDDDIRNVFALTSVLERHGATVVYAENGREGIEQLERNEDVALVLMDIMMPEMDGWATTSAIRRMPQFADLPIIALTAKVMRGDREKSIASGASDYVPKPVDVDRLLERLRGWLSRGRVSTTDPAEGS, encoded by the coding sequence GGCTCACCCCTGGGCCCGGTGTCGGCGCCTGGGCGGAGAGCGTCGAGTCGGTCAACATGCTGATCGAATCCCTGGTGAGCCCGGTGAGCGGCGCGGCCGACGTGATCGACGCGGTGGCCAAGGGCGACCTGTCGCGGCGCATCGACCTCGACCGGTCGGCGCGGGGCGAGGTGCGCCGCCTGGGCAAGGCCATCAACGGCATGGTGGAGCAGCTCGCGCTGTTCAACTCCGAGGTGACCAGGGTGGCCCGCGAGGCGGGCACCGAGGGCAGGCTGGGCGGCAGCGCCAACCTGCGCGGCATGTCGGGGAGCTGGCGCGACCTCACCGAGGCGGTCAACACGATGTCGTCGCGGGTGGCCGCGCAGGTGCGCGACATCGCCGTGGTGACCACCGCCGTGGCCAAGGGCGACCTGAGCCGCAAGGTGACGGTCGACGCCGTGGGCGAGATGTTCGAGCTGAAGAACACCGTCAACACGATGGTCGACCAGCTCTCCGCGTTCGCCGAGGAGGTCACCCGCGTGGCCCGTGAGGTGGGCACCGAGGGCCAGCTCGGCGGCCAGGCGCAGGTGACGGGTGTGTCCGGGGTCTGGAAGGACCTCACCGACAACGTCAACTTCATGGCCAACAACCTCACCAGCCAGGTGCGCAGCATCGCGACCGTGGCGACGGCGGTGGCGCAGGGCAACCTGTCGAAGAAGATCACCGTCGACGCCGAGGGCGAGATCCTGCAGCTCAAGGACACCCTCAACACGATGGTCGACCAGCTCTCGTCGTTCGCCGACGAGGTGACCCGCGTCGCCCGCGAGGTCGGCACCGAGGGCAAGCTGGGCGGCCGGGCCGAGGTGAAGGGCGTGTCCGGCGTCTGGAAGGACCTCACCGACAACGTCAACTCCATGGCCAACAACCTCACCTACCAGGTGCGCAACATCGCCCAGGTGACCACGGCCGTGGCCAACGGCGACCTGACCCGCAAGATCGACGTCGACGCGCAGGGCGAGATCCTGGAGCTCAAGTCGACGATGAACACGATGGTCGACCAGCTCTCCTCGTTCGCCTCCGAGGTGACCCGCGTCGCCCGCGAGGTCGGCACCGAGGGCCAGCTCGGCGGCCAGGCACAGGTGCGGGGCGTGTCGGGCGTCTGGAAGGACCTCACCGACAACGTCAACTCCATGGCCAACAACCTCACCTCGCAGGTGCGGCAGATCGCCGCCGTGTCGTCGGCCGTGGCGCAGGGCAACCTGTCGAAGAAGATCACCGTCGATGCCCAGGGCGAGATCCTGCAGCTCAAGGACACCCTCAACACGATGGTCGACCAGCTCTCGTCGTTCGCCGACGAGGTGACCCGCGTCGCCCGCGAGGTCGGCACGCAGGGCCAGCTCGGCGGCCAGGCGCGGGTGCAGGGCGTGTCGGGCGTCTGGAAGGACCTCACCGACAACGTCAACTTCATGGCCAACAATCTGACGTACCAGGTGCGCAACATCGCCGAGGTAACGACCGCGGTCGCCAACGGCGACCTGACCCGCAAGATCGACGTCGACGCGCAGGGCGAGATCCTCGCGCTGAAGACGACCATCAACCGGATGGTCGACCAGCTTTCCTCGTTCGCCTCCGAGGTGACCCGCGTGGCCCGCGAGGTGGGCTCGGAGGGCCAGCTCGGCGGCCAGGCCCGCGTCGAGGGCGTCGAGGGCACCTGGAAGCGGCTCACCGAGAGCGTGAACGAGCTGGCCGGCAACCTCACCACCCAGGTGCGCGCCATCGCCACCGTGACCAGCGCCGTGGCCCGGGGCGACCTGACCCGCTCGATCGCCGTCGAGGCGCAGGGCGAGCTCGCCGAGCTCAAGGACAACATCAACTCCATGGTGGCCAACCTGCGCGAGACGACGCAGGCCAACCAGGAGCAGGACTGGCTCAAGTCCAACCTGGCGCGCATCTCGCGCCTCATGCAGGGGCACCGCGACCTGTTCGAGGTGGCCAAGCTGACGATGAGCGAGCTGACGCCGCTGGTGTCGGCCCGCTACGGCGCCTTCTACAGCGTCGATCCCGAAGGCGACCACGAGCTGCTGCTGATCGGCGGCTACGGCGTGCGGCCCGACCGGGGCCCGCGCCAGCGCTTCGCGGTCGGCGAGGGCATCGTCGGCCAGGCGGCGGCCGAGGGCCGGCACATCCTGCTCGACGACGTGCCGCCCGGCTACATCACCATCGACAGCGGGCTCAGCTCCTCGACGCCGGCGCAGATCGTGGTGCTGCCGATCCTGTTCGAGAACCGGGTGCTGGGCGTGCTGGAGCTGGCCTCGTTCACCAAGTTCGGCGAGGTGCACCTCGACTTCCTGACGCAGCTCGTCGAGACCATCGGCGTCACGATGAACAGCATCATCGCCAACTCCCGCACCGAGGACCTGCTGACCGAGTCGCAGCGCCTCACCCGCGAGCTGCAGGAGCGCTCCGACGAGCTGCAGCGCCAGCAGGAGGAACTCCGCAGGTCCAACGCCGAGCTGGAGGACAAGGCGGCGCTGCTGGCCAAGCAGAACCGCGCGATCGAGATCCAGAACTTCCAGATCGAGCAGGCACGCCGCACGCTGGAGGAGCGCGCCGAGCAGCTCGCGGTGTCGTCGCGCTACAAGTCGGAGTTCCTGGCCAACATGTCGCACGAGCTGCGTACGCCGCTCAACAGCCTGCTCGTGCTGGCCAAGCTGCTGACCGAGAACGCCGAGGGCAACCTCACCTCGCAGCAGGTGGAGTTCGCCCGGACCATCCACGGCGCGGGCTCGGCGCTGCTCCAGCTCATCAACGACATGCTCGACCTGTCCAAGGTCGAGGCCGGCCGGATGGACATCCACCCGATCCAGGTGTCGCTGCCGAAGATGGTCGACCTGCTGGAGGCCGCCTTCGCGCCGCTGGCCGCCGACAAGGGGCTGGCGTTCACCGTCGAGGTCGCCGACGACGTGCCGAAGGAGCTGCGCGCCGACGAGCAGCGCCTGCAGCAGGTGCTGCGCAACCTGCTGTCCAACGCGGTGAAGTTCACCCCGAAGGGCGAGGTCAGGCTGCGGGTGGCCAAGGCGCCGGCGGGGGTGGTCTACGACGACGACTCGCTGCGCGACGCGCCCGACCTGCTGGCGTTCCAGGTCATCGACACCGGCATCGGCATCGCGCCCGACAAGCGCGAGCTGATCTTCGAGGCGTTCCGGCAGGCCGATGGCACCACCAGCCGCAAGTACGGCGGCACGGGTCTGGGCCTGGCCATCTGCCGCGACATCGCCAGGCTGCTGGGCGGTGAGATCCACGTGGAGAGCGAGCTGGGCGACGGCAGCACCTTCACCCTCTACCTGCCGGCCTCCTACGCCGGCCCGCTGGCGGCCCCCGAGGAAGGCACCACCCGCAGGCAGCTCATGACCGCGCAGGTGGAGGAGCCGACGGCGCCGGAGCCGCCGATGCCGCTCGACCTGCCGATGCCGGAGCTGACCGAGTCGCCGGTCGAGGTCGCGCAGTGGCAGGGCGACGACCCGCTCAACGACGCCAAGATCCTCATCGTCGACGACGACATCCGCAACGTGTTCGCGCTGACCAGCGTGCTCGAACGGCACGGCGCGACGGTCGTCTACGCCGAGAACGGGCGCGAGGGGATCGAGCAGCTCGAGCGCAACGAGGACGTGGCGCTGGTGCTGATGGACATCATGATGCCGGAGATGGACGGCTGGGCCACGACGTCGGCCATCCGCCGCATGCCGCAGTTCGCCGATCTGCCGATCATCGCGTTGACCGCTAAGGTCATGCGGGGTGATCGTGAGAAGAGCATCGCCTCGGGTGCGTCCGACTACGTGCCCAAGCCGGTCGACGTGGACCGGCTGCTCGAACGACTGCGTGGTTGGCTCAGCCGTGGGCGGGTGTCCACCACGGACCCAGCCGAAGGATCGTGA